GCCTGCCCACGACCAGCGTGACCTGGAGTTTGCCCGGAAGTACGGGTTGCCTGTTAAGGTCGTAATCCAACCCCTCGGCCGGGACCTGGATCCCCATACCATGGAAGAGGCTTATACAGAACCGGGCTTAATGGTGGACTCCGGGACATTCAGCGGCATCGACAGCGAGGTTGCCAAGCTGAAAATCACCGCCTTTATTGAAGAAAAAGGGCACGGCCGGGAGCGGGTTAACTACCGGCTCCGGGACTGGCTTATTTCCCGGCAGCGCTACTGGGGAGCGCCGATTCCGATTATCTACTGCGAGTGCTGCGGGATCGTTCCCGTCCCCGAAGCAGACCTCCCCGTCCTTCTCCCGCTGGACGTGGAATTTGAACCGACCGGAGAATCGCCGCTCTTAAAAGCTCCGGACTTCCTCCAGACCAGTTGCCCTGTTTGCGGGGGGGCTGCCAGGCGCGAAACCGATACCATAGATACCTTCGTCTGTTCCTCCTGGTATTTTCTGCGCTACTGCAGCCCCTGTGAAGGTGAAAGGGCATTTGATCCGGAAAAGGTAAGGTACTGGATGCCGGTGGACCAGTACATCGGTGGGGTGGAACATGCCATTTTGCACCTGATGTACGCCCGCTTTTTCACCAAGGTGCTTTACGACCTGGGGCTTGTCCCGGTGGACGAACCCTTTACCAACCTCCTTACCCAGGGGATGGTTTTAAAAGACGGGGCAAAGATGTCGAAGTCGCGGGGAAATGTTGTGAGCCCTGAAGAGATCATCGAAGCTTACGGCGCGGATACTGCCCGTCTTTTCATCCTTTTCGCGGCACCCCCGGAGCGTGACCTGGACTGGAGCGATCAGGGCGTTGAAGGAGCCTTCCGGTTTATCAACCGGGTCTGGCGCCTGGTAGCCAGCCTTGCGCCTGAAGTTCGCGGAGGAAGGGGCCTTGCTTTAAACGTCAGGGATTTGAGTCACGACGACCGGAACCTACGGCGGGCTACACACCGGACGCTTCAGAAGGTCACCGAGGACATCAGGGCACGCTTCAATTTCAATACAGCAGTCAGCGCCCTGATGGAACTCGTCAACGCTCTTTACCATTATCATGATCAGGTCCCGCCGGAACAAAGAAACAAAGGGGTTCTGCGGGAAAGCATTGTAAATCTCATCCTGCTGCTGGCCCCTTTTACCCCCCACCTTGCCGAGGAGTTGTGGGAGGTTATCGGAGAGCCGGGGAGCGTTCACAAGCAGCAGTGGCCCCCTGTCGATCCTTCGGCTTTGGCTGTTGAAGAAATTACCATCGTCGTACAGGTTAACGGGCGGGTGCGCGACCGGCTCCAGGTTCCGGTAGGGATGGATACCCGGGAGATGGAACAGATGGTGCTCGCTCAACCGAAAGTTCAGGCCCTGATTAAAGATAAAGAACTCCTCCGGGTGATTTCCGTACCTGGAAAACTGGTCAACCTCGTGGTAGGCGAGAAAACGGTGGGGAAAGTTAAGTGACCCGGAGGCGTCTTCCCCCCGAAGCTTTAAATGCCTGCTTTATTTCCACGCCCTGGGGATGGGCCTGGCTTCTTGCCACCCGGCGGGGCCTTTGGGCGTGTAACTGGCCGCTGGGAAGCAGGGAAGAAGCGGTTGCGGATCTTGAGTTAATCTTTCAACAAGCCTTCAAGGTGAATCAGGTTTTGGCACCTCTTTGCGAACTGAAGCTTGAGAAGAGCTATCTCTTAAAGCAGGCAGAGGAAGCACTGCTTGCTTTTTTTTGCGGTTCTCCGGAGCAACTGCAGGCCGTCCCGGCGGATGCCGGGCATTTTACACCCTGGCAAAAGCAGGTTTACGATGTCGTGCGGTCGATCCCTGCGGGGGAGACGCGGTCCTACCGCCAGGTTGCGAAGGAGTGCGGAAACATCAGGGCGGCAAGGGCTGTTGGACAGGCCCTCGCCACCAACCCCCTTCCTCTTTTTATTCCCTGCCACCGGGTGATTCACGAGGACGGGCGGTTGGGCCACTACGGGTGTGGTGGGACGGAACTGAAGGAGCGCCTGCTTGCGCTGGAACAAAAGAGGGGGAGGTGAAATTGAAGGGAAATGCTGCCTTGGGATCGAAAGGTGCAGGGACTGCTCCTTCTTTTAGCGGCTGCTTTAATTTTTGCCGGGGGCTTCAAATATGCCCGATGGCAGGGAGTTCGTTCTCCAGCCGGAACTGTCATTGACGAGAAAACGGGTGAGGGTGAAAATCCGGGGGGAACAGAACATCCTCAGGGGGAACTAATCGGCGTCCACGTGGCGGGGGCCGTCGGCAAACCGGGCGTCTACTACTTTCCTCAGGGGACACGGGTTGTTGCTGCCGT
This region of Bacillota bacterium genomic DNA includes:
- the leuS gene encoding leucine--tRNA ligase codes for the protein MEGRYNFRLAERKWQERWEREDAFRVTEDPSVPKFYCLEMFPYPSGNLHMGHVRNYAIGDVVARFYAMQGFRVLHPMGWDAFGLPAENAAIKHGIHPARWTWDNIENMRRQLKSLGVSYDWSREVATCHPDYYCWTQWLFLQLYHNGLAYRKKAAVNWCPACATVLANEQVVNGECERCETGVVKKDLEQWFFKITDYADRLLSDLEKLTGWPEKVRMMQENWIGKSRGVEIRFRAESGSEIPVFTTRPDTIYGVTYIVLAPEHPLVEEILKAQPDAGGVRDFVEKVRLQSEIDRTSAETEKEGVFTGTYACNPLSGEHIPIWVANYVLMEYGTGAVMGVPAHDQRDLEFARKYGLPVKVVIQPLGRDLDPHTMEEAYTEPGLMVDSGTFSGIDSEVAKLKITAFIEEKGHGRERVNYRLRDWLISRQRYWGAPIPIIYCECCGIVPVPEADLPVLLPLDVEFEPTGESPLLKAPDFLQTSCPVCGGAARRETDTIDTFVCSSWYFLRYCSPCEGERAFDPEKVRYWMPVDQYIGGVEHAILHLMYARFFTKVLYDLGLVPVDEPFTNLLTQGMVLKDGAKMSKSRGNVVSPEEIIEAYGADTARLFILFAAPPERDLDWSDQGVEGAFRFINRVWRLVASLAPEVRGGRGLALNVRDLSHDDRNLRRATHRTLQKVTEDIRARFNFNTAVSALMELVNALYHYHDQVPPEQRNKGVLRESIVNLILLLAPFTPHLAEELWEVIGEPGSVHKQQWPPVDPSALAVEEITIVVQVNGRVRDRLQVPVGMDTREMEQMVLAQPKVQALIKDKELLRVISVPGKLVNLVVGEKTVGKVK
- a CDS encoding MGMT family protein, which translates into the protein MTRRRLPPEALNACFISTPWGWAWLLATRRGLWACNWPLGSREEAVADLELIFQQAFKVNQVLAPLCELKLEKSYLLKQAEEALLAFFCGSPEQLQAVPADAGHFTPWQKQVYDVVRSIPAGETRSYRQVAKECGNIRAARAVGQALATNPLPLFIPCHRVIHEDGRLGHYGCGGTELKERLLALEQKRGR